CTCTCAAAATCACcatcaagaaaaatataattttgagACTTGCTGTGGGAAAGGTGATTAACTTTACATTTAAATCCAATACAGTCATTCTTTGGAGCTATCAGAGAATGTGCAGTTTACCACTGAGTCACTGTGGCTTTAGTTTCTGATAGGTATATGATTGTTTAAACTGTGCATTTTGCTTTTCCTTTCTATAGGTGTCATCAGTTTAATGAGCAACATTGTGGTTCTGCTGATGTTTGTGAAGTTTAAGGAGCTCCGCACTGCCACCAACTTCATCATAATCAACCTGGCCTTCACTGACATCGGGGTGGCTGGTATCGGTTATCCCATGTCAGCTGCTTCGGACATCCATGGCAGCTGGAAATTTGGCTACACTGGTTGTCAGGTGGGTGGAATGTGAGCACCTTCCTATGTACATTTCATTCATAGAACTACCTACATCTACATTGAAAACACATGTAAAAGGAACCAAATTTAATGCCAAGTTTGGCCTTTTTTGAACCACGCCAAATCTTTTTGAAAAATCAGCAGAATTCAACAATGTCTTTCCTCTGAACTTTGCTTTGCACAATGCATAGCTGACATTTGTTATTGTGTTCTATGGAAGCCTAAAAATTGAATATCGGGGCATTTTTAATATTCTATTAACtgataatgaaagaaaaacatgaagatgtactccttaataataatattaataatgattaataatacAGAGAAAAAGCAAAATAGTTAGCTTTGATAAAAGAACAGGCTATCAAGATGATAGATGATAAAATAGAGATAAAATATAGTTTTAGGATGTGAAATACAGTCAGTACAACTAAAAGAAGGCCTTTCTGTTAAAGCATgttttaagaagtgatttaaaagaagaaattcTGCTTAACTGAGATACTCAGTTCCATAGCTGGTTAGAAGACGGGTAGAAGGAACAACTAGAAGACTCTTGCTTGAGGATCAGGCAGCACTGAGGCACATACTCCTTATTCTTTTTACTTCAAATACCATACAGTAAAAAGCAGTTGACAGAACATACACTACTAAAAAAGGTCTGTATTATTTGAAATGCCTTCATCATTTAGTAAAATCAGTAAAATCCAAATAGTAAGGTTGTTTTAATCTGAAACTGCACAGTGCTACAAGGTGAGAAGTGTGAACTTGTTGGGTGTCATATAAACCTATGACATGGTGATTGACCCCCACGTCTTTGCTCACCAGTAGTGAAATGGTTGCTGCTGCTATGCTATGCTAATTATTCACAAGACCCACTTAATGGTCAGCAGCCTTTTATCGTCATCATGTTCACTAAAACCTACAAAAAATGTTAACCTAACTAACTAACGTGACAAACCTGAGCTGCTCATGAGACTAAACGTGTGAGCGGTCGGCCTCACGTTCACACTCAGCTGCTATAGTGCAGTCGTCCGCGTGTTTGGAAACTCTTGGCCGATTATGAGTTTTTTCCTCAGTTCTTGTTATTACACAGTAATACTGGGCCATGTGACACTAATCTAGAGTCAGACCCAAAGCATATGCATACATATACTCTCCACTTTGTGCAGTCAGTGACATTGTTCATGCAGTATGGCATCTTAAAGGAGACATATTATGGTTTttgtgatttatatatatatatatatatatatatatatatatatatatatatatatatatatatgtatgtatatatatatatatgtatgtatatatatatatatatatatatatttcaaaacaTCGTTCGGGCAAGCTCACTAACATCCATTCTGTAGCCTTTTTTGCTAACgtttttccatgtgtgtgtgttgttcatgCTGTCCACTCATAGTTCAGATCTGATTTGGAGGTCAAACATGTccagatgtatttgagaattTCATATTTCAAGTAAAGATCAAGAAGAAAGTGAAATCTGAGCACTTTAATTACATAACCTTCAGAGCTGGCCAGGGTCAGCTTCCTAAAGCTAACCAATCACAAGAGAGTGGGCTCATTAGGAGGGGTTCTATAAACAGCCTGTTCCAGAAGCTGAACTGAGAGGCTGCATTTAGGgtcagtaaaaaataaataagttctAACTGCATCATGCAAAGAGCACCAGAATATAAACATACACCTgcaaatgtgtattttgtgtcttCCGTAAGTTTGTCTTTAAGGGAAGTTTGTCATTATCTTTTTATTCACACTGATCTTgaagaacttgaacttgaaGAAATATTTGAACTTTTCTGGATATTTAAGACCATTTACTCTATACACAAACATTGACTATGTATTGCCATGTACGTAGTGGCCTGCTTGCATGGTCGTCTGCATACGTCCCTTTTCCACTGTAGGAGTTGATTTTCAAATATTGAGTTGTGAGATGCATCATCTTGTCTTCAATGATAGCCTCCCACAACAAAGACATGGGAAGTATCATGTGTCCTTGTCTGTGTTTCCACTGCTGTCAGTCATGATTTGGGATGAATTCCTGGAACTAAACTATTACTAACTACTATTGATACAGTTGACAGATATAGAATAATTAGAGAAGACATGGAAAAAGAAATAATGTATCTCTCACAAATGGACTCAAAATTGGAGATGTTTTCCAtcacaaaatgcaaaatttGCATATGACAGAAAGAATCTTAGGTTTGTAAAAAGTAAGGAGGGCAATGAGGTTTGGTTTGATTTATCCACTGGGGGGCAGAATTGAGTGATTTGTGATCTAGAGAACCACACAGTCAATATGCCAATGTCTTGGCATCAGCTACCCAATAGTTATCTTAAATATGGGAAGACCCAGACCTCCATTTAGAGTGGGACGTTTTATTTAATCTATGTTTTATATCCCCaagtgaataaaatattattgtCTCTAACTTCTTAAAAAAAGTCAGCtgagataaatataaatatcaaatatttaaagatgTATAAAAATGTTCGCCAGTATGTcttcatgacttttttttttttgtcaatcaCCGATAGGGGCAAAGTCCTCCAGTATTATATGCTGTGTTTTAATTCATCCAgaacagagagcgagagagggagagggagggagggagggagggagggggagagagagagagcgagagagcgagagcgagagagagagagagagagagagagagagagagagaacccaGGGAAACAACCTGGATGTGTTGTAAACAAAAGTGGTAGAGAGTTAGTGCACATCTGTCAAGCCTTAAGCCTGTACATACTTTTCATGGCAGGATAAAAGGAGACTCTTTAGGGAGGTCCACATGTTGTCCATCTCTCAGTAGTAGTGTAGTTGATTACGCAGTTGATTTTCTATTCATGTATAAACATATATGTGAAAacatttcttacatttctgtctgtctctgtcccaAAGCCACTGACCGAATTCACCTATAAACAgtgcttgattgattgattgattgattgatttaaaagaCAACAATTGTCAATCCCACTACCTCCTTTTAAATGACATATACAGTAACTACTTGGCATAAATATCAGTCTGTTAACCTGTAcctactgttcagggtcaaatttgacccattctTCCATTTAGgagctgtaaaaaataaaaataaaaagcatcattttgtgcagctgataaccattttatatatgcaaatgtacaagtttgacctgtgtttattaaaaaaattcaaaaatcaacattgttatattaatcatattctattaaatgttctcctggaccataagaTAGTGATTGATGTCTTTTTCccccataagattaatcaaacatatattaatggcatatttatgaatgtgaattggtgtagggGCTGattgagtcagaatatgaacagtatgtaagggttaaatacaaTGTTCAGACTACATCTTAGTAACCCTTCACAACGTTTTTAAAAGATCAGGTTATTGATTGTTAGATTTCTGCAGTGGAAAAAGCACTGTATATAATCCATGCTCTAGTTCATCAAAGTCAACATTGTATCTGCAGTGATAGTTGCCATATTCATATTACCATGGTGGTGTAATCAAGTGTAAACTCTTCTTACACTATGATGTCGATGGAATACAAAACGCCCAGGTTTTGAACATTTCAACACACAGTAATGTACCACAAGTTGTATACTGTAAGTCTGAATATCTGCTGCTTTAGAAAATGATTCACAgtaatgttaaatgtattttattaggCTACCTCCTGCAAAAGCATTGGACTGGTCCTTTAATTAAGCTTGAAGTTTTGACGTTTGTGCTTTTGTCTCCAGATATATGCAGCTCTCAACATCTTCTTTGGCATGGCCAGTATCGGCCTGCTGACTGTGGTGGCCATTGACCGCTACCTCACCATATGCAGACCAGACATAGGTATCTACTTACTGCTCCTCTGATATTCTATCTGCTCTTAGTTCTGCTTTTATCTCCTTGGTGGCAAGTCTAAATTATGGTGAACAGATACAATATAATATCAAAAAGTAACACCTTCATGTTTCCTCTAACACAACCCTCAGGACATGTTCATTCCAGCTCCACTTGGCTGTGAAAATAGTACAATTATGAATACAGTATATTGTTCATCCAACCGGTCTGGATGTTATGTGTTAGAACAACTAGAAGACTAATGGTAACATGATAAAAGTCTATGTAACAGCAGTAttgatctatgtatctattgaCTGATTTTCACTGTTCATGTACTTTCAATTATCTCTACAGGACAGAAAATGACAGTGCGATCATACAACCTTCTTATTCTGGCAGCATGGCTTAATGCTGTGTTCTGGTCCTCCATGCCGATAGTAGGCTGGGCTGGATATGCTCCTGACCCCACCGGAGCTACATGCACCATCAACTGGAGGCAGAATGATGCGTGAGTTATGtaatggatctatctatctatctatctatctatctatctatctatctatctatctatctatctatctatctatctatctatctatctatgctgatgatgtaataaaatgttgtaTATTGTGAACCCCTGGGTAATGTTTCTGTAAACCATCTAGTTGAACAAGCTTGACTTAAAACTGTCTGGTCATGTACTAAGGATTACATTAGTTAGAAACACCTACTGTTAAAGACAAAATTATGTATGATGTATTTTCTGGCTCTATCTGTCTGGCTAATTTTCTTCTCTCCAGCTCTGTTATAGAGATTCAGTGgactcacaaaaacacattaatctcACAAAATGATCGGAATGAAATGATTGAATTGCTTCAAAAGTATGCTTCTGTGTCCCAACAACAGTAAATACAGGAATTAGCTGCCATATATTTAGCAGCCATTATGGCTATCTGTATAGAGATCTGTACCTGGGACAGCTTGCCAGCCAATCAAACAACCCTACATTTTCAACCATGTGTGCCAATTTGTAACATGTGAGGATGAAGATAGATGATGCAGAAGTAGTAACTAAGTAGATAAGTTCTATAAAATGGTTCATGTCTGCAAGTTTCCAAGTATTGTTcctattattattcttattcttaatGGTTAAAAATGATATGATCCTGTACCACTGGACGATAGTTATGTGTTGAAGTTGGAGCTGAATGTTTAGTTCAGCTGGCCTCGCTCTTTTTATTTAGTTGGTTTTgtggaggtgagacaggaatTTACCTCATTTTTTGCCAGTGTTGATAAATGCTGTAAATCTATGTGTAGTAGTTAGATAGCTGGGATAACTCTCATCTGTGGGCACTTGAAGATTTCCTAAATCTGGCAACAGTAAAAAGTCTTTCCTCACAGTCCCGTTGCCTAtctatgctttttttcttcttccagttGTCTTATCCCCTTATTCCTTACTCTGGCccaaatacagtaaatacagttgTCAAAGTGAAATAACTCCTCATAGTCCACAGAATCATCCATCATACTAGTTTCCTTAAAGTCTAACTGTCTAACTGTCTAGCCTTATAAAAGTTAACCGGTTAGCTGGCAAACTGCTCCCAATGCAGATTTCTGTACAGTTATATATAGATCTCTATACAGTTAGCCATAATGGCTAATGCGTCAGGTGTTTTCTTTCGTTCTGACTGAAAAATGGTAAAAGATTTTCTGTTTATATGGACAGCTGTCAGACTCTCAGCAGCTTGCCTCAACAATGATTCAATGATCATTTTGTATGATAAACATCTTTTTGTTACTCACTGAAATCTCTCTAACagatttgaaaagaaaagagttagcatggcacacagacacacaatgacCACATTTAtgggaaacaaaaaaaggctgAAATAAACCAAAATTCTCTTCCAATAGCAAGTAATATTCATGTTAGTATAACTAcagttactactactactttctACTGATACCACAGCTGGAATAATTAGGATTCACAGCATTGTTGTAGAAAATTGATTTTTACTTAATATGAGTATTGTTCTGGTTTAGAGCAACTgccaaatatacatataaatactaATCTTAATATTTGTGCTAATACTATAATACCTGTTGGCCAGCCATATCAGAAGACACTGGCCAGTATATTGTAAACTTTAATTAACTTTGCTTTCCATCCACAGATCCTTCATTTCTTACACAATGGCAGTGATTGCTGTAAACTTTGTGTTGCCCCTGACGGTCATGTTTTACTGCTATTACAACGTGTCAGCCACTGCGAGGAGATATAAAGCCAGCAACTGCCTGGACAGCATCAACGTGGACTGGTCGGACCAGATGGATGTAACTAAGGTGAcaactgagccaaacagaaCCATTTTCAGGCTGTCACTGGTGATTAGGCAAAACTTTCCAACTGCTTGATTGGATGTGGAAAACATGAACAAGTTAGTTCTGTGACTGCATTTATCCATCCATTTAttagtgttttctctctttctctcaagcTTGTGCTGTATTGTTGGCCTTTtaagtgagacagtgagacattATATGTGATATTTAGTAAGACCATAGGCTCTCAACCTGTTTTTGATTACCAGACCTCTGCTGATGAGGTGAACTTTCACCATGAGGAAAAACTGTTGGCATCCCTagctgagagaaagaaaaagttacTAAAGGGCACATGtataatgacagaaaataaaccTGGTGTGGGTtgaccagaaaaaaacaaagcagagaGATGACTAAACCTTCCCCTATGGTTTCTAACAGTTCAGACATACCCTTAATGTGTATTTGTTTAAATCACCTTCAGCTCTGAGGCTGTGTCATTTCTTTGGGCGgttgtcctccaattggaagattggtggttcgattcccggctcctccagtccacatgtcgatgtgtacttgggcaagacacttaaccccaaattgctcccgttgctgtgccaatggtgtgtggatgtgtatgaatggttggcaccctgcgtggtacccctgccatcagtgtatggatgtgtgtgaatgggtgaatgagtcgtaatgtaaagcgctttgagtggttgtaaagtctagaaaggtgctatataagtacagtccattccattccattaaAGGACATATTCTGCTGTATGTCAGATAAGGAATTGGTCTTGTATCATATGAATGCTGTGTTATTGTGTTTGGGGCCGGCAGATGTCCATAGTGATGATCATCATGTTCCTGGTTGCCTGGTCTCCGTACTCCATGGTGTGTCTCTGGGCATCGTTCGGTGACCCCAAGACGATCCCTGCCCCCATGGCTATCATCGCTCCGCTCTTTGCCAAGTCCTCCACTTTTTACAACCCCTGCATTTATGTCATTGCCAACAAAAAGTCAGtttacttttctcttttgtctaTCTGGCTCtgttattgtaatgttttaatgctgtgcTGCACTTTGCTGCGAGCAGTTCAGTGACCCGATTGATCTTTTGCTGCAGGTTCAGAAGGGCCATCATAGGGATGATTCGATGTCAAACAAGGCAGCGGATCACCATCAATACCCAGGTTCCCATGACAACGTCTCAACAACCTCTGACCAACTGAAATGAAACAGCTTCAGCACCACACAatgtcagtttttctttctattgTAGCTTAGTTTCTTGATTAAACTAATGCACTGTGGTGTTTACTGTGTAAATTCCACTTGCTGTAGCCGTTCTTTGTGCCCCAGTTACGTCAATGACAAAGTGACCATGAAAAACGTGTGTGTGGTCTGCACGCTAAAAACTGCTCTACAGAGTCATCCTGATCCTGGGGGAGGCCAGGCATGGATACTAAGGAAAGAAgattcttttctctttactcaaAGTATATACTCAAAGTAATACTACAGTGTAAAAAActtccattacaagtaaaaatcctgcattcaaaatgttttacttatCATGATCTGTTCTAATTAACAATATATTTTGCAACAACCTACAGGCTACTATGTGAACATTGTAACAGTAGTTCACTTCATCTTCCAGTACAGCTGTTGAACAAATCATTCTAATAGTAGTTGTTGTACTTGATTTGTGATTGATAGTGGGTCCTTACACTATGGAGCACTCTGACTCTAGGAAGCACACTGCTGTTGGATGTCTGTCTTGTActgtgttattgttttatttgcctgccacacaaacacacacaaaaaaggaattTCCCAAAGGACAGTAAACAAAAATAACTAACAATTTAAGagactgaaatgtgtttgtgataATCTAGTATCTGGTTGGTGATTCTGAATGTTCATATTTTGCCCagaaaaattttttttttttaatttggtctCAATATGATGAGGAAAATCCACAGcatgtacttttaaaaaaaatatttcaggcTCTGTATAATATTACTATAATACTCACactaaactttaaaatgtttctgtcatcattgtttttattacagtgGCCGGgaagtgcaaaaaaaacacatttacatattaGAAAACAAAGTGCTGAGAGAAATTTACAAGTGGCGACACACTTTCCTTACATTGCAGTTGGTCCATTCCTGAGTTAAGCATTGAATACATTCGGCCCCCAGGTGGTGCTgtagatcaatcaatcaatcaatctttattaatagcaccaaatcacaacaaaagtcatctcaagacactttacacatagagcaggttctaaaccgaactctttaatttaattttaaagagacccaacattcccactcaagcaagcacttggcaacagtggcaagaaaaaactcccttttaacaggaaaaaaCCTCagtcagaaccagactcaaagtgggcagccatctgcctcgaccggttggggtaggagagagaagcacaaaaaaaaacccaaacaggaGAATAGCGGGTCCAGGACATGAATCTGTCAATCAGACATGTACAatcccagattacctgtgagacgagaaagcacagagaaCTCCGGGGAGCAATTTTAAGTTAGTAAATGCATTTATAgtacatgaatattaatgatatagatggatggatagagagagagagggaggaggagagcggagctcagtgcatcatgggagttccccagcagtctaagcctatagcagcataaactaggagctggtccaggacaagcctggccggccctaactataagctttattaaaaaggaaagttctaagcctactcttaaatatagggagggtgtctgccccccggaccaaatctggaagatggttccacaggagaggagcctgatagctgaaggctctacctcctgttctacttttagagatactaggaaccacaagtagacctgcatgctgggagcgcagtgttctagtaggtacataaggtactaccagttctttaagatatgatggagcctgaccattaagagctttgaaggtgaggaggaggattttgaattctattctgaattttacgggaagccaatacagtgaagccaagatgggagtaatatgatctctctttctattttttgtcagaacacgagcagctgcattctggaccagctggagagtctttggAGACtcgttaggacagcctgataataatgaattacagtagtccagcctagaagtaacaaatgcatggactagtttttcagcataatttcgagacaggatgtgtctgatttttgtaACATTATGCAGATGAaaaaaggcagtccttgaaatttgttttatgtgtgaattaaaggacagatcctgatcaaatataactcccaggttccttacagtggagctggaggccagagtaatgccatccagaggagttatatcattagataatgtgtttctaaggtgtttagggccaagcacaataactcatccaggcctttatgtccttaatgcatgtttgtagtttagttaattggttgCTTTCAtctggctttattgatagatataactGACTGTCGTCTGCATAACAAtggaaatgtattatttctgaataatattacctaaaggaagcatatataaggagaatagtattggtccaagcactgaaccctgagaaacaccatgtctaacttttatttgcatggaggatttatcattgaCATGTACAAACTAAAATCTATCAGATAGATAGGATTTAAACCAGTTTCATGCAgttcctttaatgccaattaaatgttcaagtctctgtaaCAGAGAGaggtccattgtctgatgaggttaaaaggtcattcgTAACTTTTACTagtgctgtctctgtgctatgatgagctctaaatccagattgaaaataatcaaataaactgttactgttatgtagaaagttacacagctgatgggcaactgctttctcaaggatcttggagagaaaggggaggttagatatagatatagaggttagatatagatatagaggttacatatagatatagaggttagatatagaggttagatatctatagaggttagatatagatatagaggttagatatagaggttagatatctatagaggttagatatagatatagaggttagatatctatagaggttagatatagatatagaggttataTATAGATATGGATGTTAGATacagatatagaggttagatatagatatagaggttagatatagatatagaggttagatatagatatggATGTTAGATacagatatagaggttagatatagatatagaggttagatatagatatggatgttagatatagaggttagatatagatatagaggatagatatagaggttagatatctATAGAGgctagatatagatatagaggctagatatagatatagaggttagatatctATAGAGgctagatatagatatagatgttagatatagatatagagatAT
This is a stretch of genomic DNA from Scomber japonicus isolate fScoJap1 chromosome 16, fScoJap1.pri, whole genome shotgun sequence. It encodes these proteins:
- the rrh gene encoding visual pigment-like receptor peropsin, which codes for MGIDSGVNVSDDVSPYAGESAFTQLEHNIVAGYLITAGVISLMSNIVVLLMFVKFKELRTATNFIIINLAFTDIGVAGIGYPMSAASDIHGSWKFGYTGCQIYAALNIFFGMASIGLLTVVAIDRYLTICRPDIGQKMTVRSYNLLILAAWLNAVFWSSMPIVGWAGYAPDPTGATCTINWRQNDASFISYTMAVIAVNFVLPLTVMFYCYYNVSATARRYKASNCLDSINVDWSDQMDVTKMSIVMIIMFLVAWSPYSMVCLWASFGDPKTIPAPMAIIAPLFAKSSTFYNPCIYVIANKKFRRAIIGMIRCQTRQRITINTQVPMTTSQQPLTN